The following are encoded in a window of Gimesia chilikensis genomic DNA:
- a CDS encoding RraA family protein → MNDPTPETITLDMMRESLYSAIVCDALDSIGLTNQSPRKELFPMTVEDVVVGRCKTSLWADMYHADPSPYELELKGVDSINADEIFIAAASGSMRSGIWGELLSTAVKHRGCCGAIIDGAVRDVRQMREMSFPVWAVGTSPYDSKDRQRIIDLDIPVEIGGVVFSPGDLVIADVDGIVVVPQEVEDKVIRLAWQKVHEENTFRDSIKAGMSATEAFAKYGIL, encoded by the coding sequence ATGAATGATCCGACCCCTGAAACAATCACGCTGGATATGATGCGGGAATCCCTCTATTCGGCCATCGTCTGTGATGCCCTGGATTCCATCGGCCTGACCAACCAGTCTCCACGCAAGGAACTTTTTCCGATGACGGTTGAGGATGTCGTCGTGGGCCGCTGCAAAACCAGCCTCTGGGCCGACATGTACCATGCGGATCCCAGCCCTTACGAACTGGAACTCAAAGGTGTCGACTCCATTAACGCGGATGAAATCTTCATCGCCGCGGCCAGCGGTTCGATGCGGTCGGGCATCTGGGGCGAACTCCTCTCCACCGCCGTGAAACACCGGGGCTGCTGCGGAGCGATCATTGATGGCGCCGTCCGCGATGTCCGTCAGATGCGGGAAATGTCCTTCCCCGTGTGGGCCGTCGGCACATCCCCTTATGACAGTAAAGACCGTCAGCGGATTATTGACCTCGACATTCCGGTCGAGATCGGCGGCGTGGTCTTCTCCCCCGGTGACCTGGTGATCGCCGACGTGGATGGCATTGTGGTCGTCCCTCAGGAAGTCGAAGACAAAGTCATTCGTCTCGCCTGGCAGAAGGTACACGAAGAAAACACGTTCCGTGACAGCATCAAGGCCGGCATGTCCGCCACCGAAGCCTTCGCCAAATACGGCATACTTTGA
- a CDS encoding sulfatase-like hydrolase/transferase has product MPRLIELRIQAFLYCLLVTLGGFTCCRTSLAEDSRRPNIVMIISDDQTYRDFGFMGNRQIKTPQIDQLAAQSARFVNGYLPTSVCSPSLATLLTGLYPHQSGIHYNHPPPGNRAFNAMTSREEYEQIRSRAFKLIQSVDTLPRLLAAHGYRCLQTGKFWEGHYRNAGFTEGMTIFEPVPGQTFGGNRKLANGTLAAHGNGDWGLKIGRETMQPIYDFVKDCEKDSTPWLVWYAPYLPHQPHDSPQKYFDLYRDQPGVKKNEIAYYASCTEFDDTVGDLVHFVEKEADVKNTLFLFVIDNGWTPGERPMQPRENYHHTKASKRSPFEDGLRSPILIRWDGVTQPATLTELVSSIDVVPTLLNAAGLKKDAQRLPGVNLLPAAEGKAALPADRAVYGAIFPGDASSLKHPERDVAHRWVRQGNLKLITSHNANAQGKTWNNYTNGDVLYDVVKDPAETNNLIDDPQFKVPQQTLRELLNQWWNPES; this is encoded by the coding sequence ATGCCACGTTTGATTGAATTGAGAATTCAGGCATTCCTGTACTGCCTGCTGGTGACGCTCGGCGGCTTCACTTGCTGCCGGACATCGCTGGCGGAAGACTCCCGACGCCCGAATATTGTGATGATCATTTCCGACGATCAGACCTATCGCGATTTCGGGTTCATGGGAAACAGGCAGATCAAAACGCCCCAGATTGACCAGCTGGCAGCCCAGTCGGCCCGGTTTGTCAACGGCTATCTACCCACGAGCGTCTGCAGCCCCTCGCTGGCGACATTGCTGACCGGCCTCTACCCGCATCAGAGCGGCATTCATTACAATCATCCTCCACCGGGCAATCGTGCCTTTAACGCGATGACCTCCCGGGAGGAATACGAACAGATCCGCAGTCGGGCCTTTAAACTGATTCAATCCGTCGATACACTGCCGCGACTGCTCGCGGCCCACGGCTATCGTTGCCTGCAGACCGGGAAGTTCTGGGAAGGCCATTACCGCAATGCCGGGTTTACGGAGGGGATGACGATTTTTGAACCGGTCCCGGGACAGACCTTTGGCGGGAATCGCAAGCTGGCGAACGGCACCCTTGCGGCTCACGGTAATGGAGACTGGGGCCTCAAGATCGGTCGCGAGACGATGCAGCCAATCTATGATTTCGTGAAAGACTGCGAAAAAGACTCCACCCCCTGGCTGGTCTGGTACGCCCCGTACCTGCCGCATCAGCCCCACGATTCCCCTCAGAAGTATTTCGATCTTTATCGCGATCAACCGGGCGTGAAGAAAAACGAAATCGCCTATTATGCCAGCTGCACGGAGTTCGATGATACAGTCGGAGATTTAGTCCACTTCGTCGAAAAAGAAGCGGACGTTAAAAACACGTTGTTTCTGTTCGTGATCGACAACGGCTGGACACCAGGTGAGCGACCAATGCAGCCACGAGAAAATTATCATCACACGAAAGCCAGCAAACGATCTCCGTTTGAAGACGGACTGCGCTCGCCGATCCTGATCCGCTGGGATGGCGTGACCCAGCCTGCGACACTCACAGAACTGGTCAGCAGCATCGATGTGGTGCCGACCTTGCTCAACGCGGCCGGCCTTAAAAAAGATGCACAGCGACTGCCCGGCGTAAACCTGTTACCGGCTGCGGAAGGCAAAGCAGCATTACCAGCTGACCGCGCCGTGTATGGGGCGATTTTTCCAGGCGATGCGAGTTCCCTCAAACATCCGGAACGGGATGTCGCCCATCGCTGGGTGCGACAGGGAAATCTCAAGCTCATCACGTCACACAACGCGAACGCACAAGGCAAAACCTGGAATAATTATACCAATGGAGATGTGCTGTATGATGTGGTCAAAGATCCGGCTGAAACCAATAACCTGATCGACGATCCCCAATTCAAAGTCCCGCAGCAAACATTACGCGAGCTGCTGAACCAGTGGTGGAATCCGGAATCGTAA